From the Pseudodesulfovibrio alkaliphilus genome, one window contains:
- a CDS encoding dihydrolipoyl dehydrogenase family protein, which translates to MKEYDVIVLGGGPAGGAVAAPLADAGRRVAMIEADAFGGVCPLRGCNPKKVLLAGAEAAHMAGSMLGTGLTGSMAIDWSALMRFTRSFVDPVPERARAAYADKGIDTFLGRAAFVDPHVVEVQDNRLTAKVICVCVGLEPSPLPVPGAEAMPVSDDFLSMESLPRRALFIGGGFIAFELAHIAHHAGSEVTLLNRSDRVLRRFDPMLADDLIRASRDIGIDVRLDAPVRSVERIGEGWRVRAGNNVPIDFDADMAFNCTGRRPAIDRLNLDAAGVEFGPLGIAVNNRMQSVSNPHVYAVGDVADQGAALTPVATIQGQTAVANILNPSSATVNYSGIPSVCFTLPPLAGVGLLEEEARERGLSFTVRETDLSAAFSWKRLNQSYARARVLIDESGDRILGAHILGHNAEEMINLFALAIRNEIPLSRLRDTVWAYPTCGYQVKYMV; encoded by the coding sequence ATGAAAGAATACGATGTGATCGTCCTGGGCGGCGGCCCGGCAGGAGGGGCAGTGGCCGCGCCTCTGGCCGATGCAGGCAGACGGGTGGCCATGATTGAGGCCGATGCCTTTGGAGGGGTGTGTCCCCTGCGCGGCTGCAATCCCAAGAAAGTATTGCTGGCCGGCGCTGAGGCCGCGCATATGGCCGGCAGCATGCTGGGCACCGGCCTGACCGGCTCGATGGCCATCGACTGGTCTGCACTGATGCGCTTCACCCGGTCCTTCGTGGACCCGGTGCCGGAAAGGGCACGGGCCGCGTATGCTGACAAGGGCATCGACACCTTTCTTGGCCGAGCCGCATTCGTCGATCCGCATGTGGTCGAGGTGCAGGACAACCGACTGACCGCAAAGGTCATCTGCGTCTGCGTCGGGCTTGAACCAAGCCCTCTGCCCGTGCCCGGTGCCGAGGCCATGCCCGTGAGCGATGACTTCCTAAGCATGGAATCCCTGCCGCGCCGTGCCTTGTTCATCGGCGGCGGCTTTATCGCCTTCGAACTGGCTCATATCGCCCACCACGCCGGGTCCGAGGTAACGCTCCTCAATCGTAGCGACCGGGTGCTTCGCCGGTTCGACCCGATGCTTGCCGACGACTTGATCCGGGCGTCCAGGGACATTGGCATTGATGTACGGCTGGATGCGCCGGTCCGGTCCGTGGAGCGGATCGGCGAAGGCTGGCGGGTTCGGGCCGGAAACAACGTCCCCATTGATTTCGACGCTGACATGGCCTTCAACTGTACAGGCCGCCGTCCGGCGATAGACAGGCTCAATCTGGACGCCGCCGGAGTGGAGTTCGGACCTCTCGGCATTGCGGTCAACAACCGGATGCAGAGCGTGTCCAACCCCCATGTTTACGCCGTGGGCGATGTGGCCGACCAGGGAGCGGCGCTGACCCCGGTGGCAACCATCCAGGGACAGACGGCTGTAGCGAACATCCTGAACCCTTCATCTGCCACTGTAAACTACTCGGGCATCCCCAGCGTCTGCTTTACGCTGCCCCCCCTGGCCGGGGTGGGGTTGCTCGAGGAAGAGGCGCGGGAGCGCGGACTCTCCTTTACCGTCAGGGAAACCGATCTATCCGCCGCCTTTTCCTGGAAACGGCTCAACCAATCATACGCCAGGGCGCGGGTGCTCATCGACGAATCTGGCGACCGCATCCTCGGAGCCCACATCCTCGGGCACAATGCCGAAGAAATGATCAACCTCTTCGCCTTGGCGATCCGCAATGAAATCCCTCTGTCGAGACTCAGGGACACAGTGTGGGCCTACCCCACCTGCGGCTACCAGGTGAAGTACATGGTCTGA
- a CDS encoding SAM-dependent methyltransferase, whose amino-acid sequence MSEPSSHFRAIFFELYESLPRQGPGNRDCAAKAIALCRDLPPGAAILDLGCGVGGQTQHLAELTAGNIVAMDSHAPSIDRLHAAVAERGLAERIRPVVGNMADPGFPPASFDLIWSEGALYNIGMNNALALCRRLLRVGGYLAFTDAVWRKDAPPAEIKEGFEMDYPTMGRIPDILAAIRNHGFSLIGHFTLPDKAWWTDFYTPMETGIEKLRSKYADDNEALAVLA is encoded by the coding sequence ATGAGCGAACCCTCGTCACATTTCCGGGCCATCTTTTTCGAGCTATACGAGTCCCTCCCCAGACAGGGACCGGGCAACCGCGATTGCGCCGCCAAAGCCATTGCCTTATGCCGCGACCTGCCGCCCGGGGCGGCGATCCTCGACCTCGGCTGCGGTGTCGGAGGACAGACGCAACATCTCGCGGAACTCACGGCAGGCAACATCGTGGCCATGGACAGCCATGCTCCCAGCATAGACCGGCTGCACGCCGCTGTCGCCGAGCGCGGACTTGCCGAAAGAATCCGCCCTGTGGTGGGTAACATGGCCGATCCAGGGTTTCCTCCCGCGAGTTTCGACCTCATATGGTCCGAAGGCGCCCTGTATAATATCGGCATGAACAACGCCCTGGCCTTATGCAGGCGATTACTGCGAGTCGGCGGCTACCTCGCCTTCACCGATGCCGTCTGGCGCAAGGATGCCCCACCCGCCGAGATCAAGGAGGGCTTCGAGATGGACTACCCGACCATGGGCCGGATTCCTGACATCCTGGCGGCGATCAGGAATCATGGGTTTTCGCTCATCGGCCACTTCACCCTGCCGGACAAGGCATGGTGGACCGACTTCTACACGCCGATGGAAACCGGCATCGAAAAACTCCGCAGCAAATATGCAGATGACAATGAAGCCCTTGCCGTACTCGCGTAG
- a CDS encoding class I SAM-dependent methyltransferase: protein MLDIRKNLPFQKIKLYCDLTDWYQLLTPVEDYAEEAAFYRRLFETHCQRLPRDLLDLGSGGGHNAAYLKTTLTCTLVDREPAMLALSRRLNPECEHVRGDMRSIRLGRIYDNVLVHDAVSYMTTRADLADAIATAFAHTAPGGVAMFHPDYVSETFEPGTANGGSDGEGRALRYFEWRWLPDTGKEMYVTDMAFLLRDESGAVEVIHDRHIMGLFSRAVWLNLIAAAGFKPLAVPFEHSSHTESGHELFLGLRPISERDT, encoded by the coding sequence ATGTTAGATATTCGCAAGAACCTCCCTTTTCAGAAGATCAAGCTCTACTGCGACTTGACGGACTGGTACCAACTCCTGACGCCGGTTGAGGATTACGCTGAAGAAGCCGCCTTCTATCGACGCCTGTTTGAGACCCATTGCCAGCGTCTGCCCCGGGACCTGCTTGATCTCGGCAGCGGCGGTGGCCACAATGCCGCCTACCTGAAGACGACTCTGACCTGCACTCTGGTCGACCGGGAACCGGCCATGCTCGCGTTGAGTCGCCGTCTGAACCCGGAATGCGAGCATGTTCGGGGCGACATGCGGTCCATCCGGCTCGGGCGCATCTATGATAACGTCCTTGTGCATGATGCGGTAAGCTACATGACCACGCGAGCCGATCTCGCCGACGCCATCGCCACAGCCTTCGCCCACACCGCCCCGGGCGGGGTGGCGATGTTTCACCCGGATTACGTCTCCGAAACCTTCGAGCCGGGCACTGCAAACGGCGGCAGCGATGGCGAAGGACGCGCCCTGCGTTACTTTGAATGGCGATGGCTCCCCGACACAGGAAAGGAAATGTACGTGACCGACATGGCCTTCCTCTTGCGCGACGAGTCCGGGGCCGTTGAAGTCATCCACGACCGCCACATCATGGGCCTGTTCTCAAGAGCCGTATGGCTGAACCTGATCGCCGCCGCAGGTTTTAAACCCCTCGCCGTCCCCTTTGAGCACAGCTCCCACACCGAGTCCGGGCACGAACTGTTTCTCGGACTGCGGCCTATCTCCGAAAGAGACACCTGA
- a CDS encoding class I SAM-dependent methyltransferase, whose protein sequence is MDKMLNVNEHKVAFDRLYSKFSEGDNGLRFPLVDIGNHTRFTGDHKTKVDYTTYMYRRFSAHILTMLELEDGLDILSLGCGMGSDEKNIHNLFQNSRLWSTDISSEMVHRAIASQIPSNCSVAMAEALPFPDSCFDRIVSREVIEHVLDPSAMIKEVARVLKPGGLAVITTENEGSLFLLNRLIQEGRERFGRWINSPLPAAPNLYKDEAPMPEELKAMAEEVGLVPCQIIFDGALYKSIYRFIDRFPGLNVVPMAHRISSLENGPWACWFCDQYKIVLRKPASDEKTHEAAYCVPGGGNMLTYEGDSLVDHQSGQKFSIEDGIPVFIEKEKDCDGGVSSAPPAPSVRNRKGVLMCAGVGLDRFFVRNYPIMLVAIGWLAAWLHPSNRKTVSRHLKSTDLGKYVKLSLLHNSD, encoded by the coding sequence ATGGATAAGATGCTCAACGTAAATGAACACAAGGTTGCCTTCGACAGGCTTTATTCTAAATTTTCTGAGGGAGACAACGGCTTGCGATTTCCCTTGGTCGACATTGGAAACCACACGAGGTTTACTGGAGATCATAAAACAAAAGTTGATTACACTACATATATGTATCGTCGTTTTTCTGCACATATTTTGACGATGCTGGAATTGGAAGATGGATTGGACATTCTTTCACTGGGTTGCGGCATGGGAAGTGACGAAAAAAATATTCATAACCTGTTCCAGAATTCCCGCCTATGGAGTACGGATATTTCTTCTGAAATGGTTCACCGGGCCATTGCCAGTCAGATACCTAGCAACTGCTCGGTTGCCATGGCTGAGGCGCTTCCTTTTCCTGACTCCTGCTTTGACCGGATTGTTTCGCGTGAAGTTATTGAGCATGTTCTAGATCCGTCCGCCATGATCAAAGAAGTCGCAAGGGTCCTCAAGCCAGGGGGCCTGGCTGTTATCACAACTGAAAACGAAGGCTCTTTATTTCTCCTTAACAGGCTCATCCAAGAAGGACGGGAAAGGTTTGGACGTTGGATCAACAGTCCTCTCCCCGCAGCTCCCAACCTCTACAAGGATGAGGCCCCGATGCCTGAAGAATTGAAGGCTATGGCAGAAGAAGTTGGCTTAGTGCCGTGTCAGATAATTTTCGACGGTGCTTTGTATAAATCTATATATAGATTTATTGATAGATTTCCTGGTCTCAACGTAGTTCCTATGGCCCACAGAATCTCCTCATTGGAAAATGGCCCCTGGGCATGTTGGTTTTGTGATCAATATAAAATCGTCCTTCGCAAGCCCGCATCTGATGAAAAAACTCATGAAGCCGCGTATTGTGTCCCCGGCGGGGGCAATATGCTTACATACGAAGGCGACAGCTTGGTTGACCATCAATCCGGACAAAAATTTTCAATCGAAGATGGGATTCCAGTCTTTATCGAGAAGGAAAAAGATTGCGATGGGGGTGTTTCTTCTGCCCCGCCTGCTCCGAGCGTTCGCAATAGAAAGGGCGTTTTGATGTGTGCAGGCGTTGGGCTTGATCGTTTTTTTGTTCGTAATTACCCAATCATGCTGGTAGCTATTGGCTGGCTTGCTGCATGGCTCCATCCAAGCAACCGTAAGACAGTTTCAAGACATTTGAAAAGTACCGATCTAGGAAAATATGTTAAGCTAAGCCTCCTGCATAATTCTGATTAG